The following DNA comes from Candidatus Baltobacteraceae bacterium.
GGATCCAACGCGCGTGGCAACGTGGACGGCTCGCGGTCTGACGTCGTACGACGCAGCCTACGTCGCCCTGGCGGAAGCCGAGGGCATTACCCTTATCAGCGACGACGAGTTGGTCTGCGCGAAGGCTGCGTGGACGGCGGTCCCGTTATCGAGCATTCGCGAGCGCGAATCGACGTGAGCGTCCGCGGCCTCGCAGGTGAACTCGTCGATCGCCTTCAACGCATCGCGGCAAAGTCACCGCTTGCCGTGCGCTTTGCCGTCGCGCTGCGCAACCAGTGCCGGTGTGTGATCAAATATCATCTTGCCGACAGTCCCGATGCGCTCGAAAGCGGGGAACGCTGGCTCGTGCTGCGCGTGGCGACGTTCGGCGAGCGATTCGTGGACGTCGGCGCCAACGTCGGCGACTGGCTCGGCATGGCGCGCGAGGCACGGGCAGGCCGGCCGTTCGCCGCGATCGCGTTCGAACCGTCGCGAAGTGCGTTTGCGGAACTGCAGCGCCGGTTCGGCGACGACCCGCAGATCGCGCTGCACGATGTGGCGCTGGGCGCGGCGCCGGAATCGCGGCCGTTTTTCGAGGAGGAGAAGGCCGGCAAAGGCAGCTCGCTGGTCGCCGATTTCGTTCGTACCGCCGGGAGCAGGCGTACCATTACGATCAGCACGCTCGATGCAGCGCTGCGCGATGCTGGCTGGGATCGCGTGGACTTAGTGAAGATCGACGCGGAGGGCTACGATTTGCACGTGATGCGCGGCGCGCATGAGGCGATCGCCGCGCGCACGATCGCTGTGCTGCAATTCGAGTACAACCGGGCATGGCAGCTTGCGGGCGATACACTGCGCGGCGCGTATTACGTGCTCGAGGACGCGGGCTATCGCATCTTCGTGCTCAAGCGCGAGGGCCTCTACACGCTCGACTACCTTCGCTACGAAGAGTATTTCGAATATACGAACTTCGTTGCAATCGCACCCGGCCGTATGGCGATGTTCGAAGATTGCCTACGCGGGGTCATTTAGGGAGGCAATACCACGAACTCGGGTGCCGCACGTGGATACCGTGCTCGCCGGCGATGCTTGGCATGGGCGAAATCGGTGCGAGGAACTCACAAGCAACAAATAATTGCCTACCGCGGAATCCGTATGATCCGATAGGACTACGGAAATAGGGCCTCTTATCGATTGGGATCGGCGGATCTGGAAAAGCCTGCAACAACCAGCAGATCGTTGGAGTTCCCGGAGTTAATGGCCAGGTGTATCAATACACACAGTTGGACTCCGCTTTAAATGAATTCCAAACCGCGTACGCCAATGCGGTCGCCGGAGGTCAGGCAGTCCCCCTCGCCTGGAGCAGCGCAGCGAATCCGGGCTCACCGCCACCATCGGACAATTATGCATCCACCAGCTACCAGTCGGGCAATGAGTATTACGCCTAGAGCTCTCATATTTTTGGTTCTGTTGGCGAGCGCGATTATCTGGCCCGCCCGATCCGAAGCTTGTCCGCCAAGCTCGGTGGCCAAGGCTACACCCGGGGAAGTAACTGCGCTCGTCCGCGAGATCAATGATCGGGGGTTCCACCAGATTGCACTGGCCGAAAGTCAATCGGGCGATCGGGACATCGTGGCTGCGCCATTCTCGACTTGGTATCTAGATCAGTTCCTCTCAACCGACTGGCATCAGCGGCGTGATTCGGTAGTCTCGACACTCCTCGAGGAGATTACGAAGGGCCTAGATTTTGCCGCCAGTGTAGGCGCAAATCGAGCAACTACGAGCTTTACGCGGAAGGACGCGGATGAAGCGCGGCGGCTGTTGTGTGCGTCGACAGGCTGGACGCCCGACGGCGATTACGACCTAAGCGTGCTGCTTTCGATGCGTGGCGACATCGCGTTCGCAGCAGCGCCCCTCTCGGGTTTCGTGCGTTTGCCGTTCTTTAACGACGGCTCGGTATCGGGAATACGACTGGATTCCGATAATGGGAGTTCGCTCTTCTTGTTTTGGCCAAGTTCGAACGGCACGGCGGATCTCCTAAGCATCCTGAACCACGATCGCTGGGGGACGGTAACGGCCGGATTTCGCGAGGCGGACGTTTTCGTGGATACGCTTGCTTTCGAACGCAGAATAGAGGTCGAGCTTCGCCCCAATTCGCCTGACGGTTTCGATACCGCTGTTGCGCCGGGTACGTCGCCGTGGGACGCTCTTCCGACGAGTCTGGAACTTTCCGTTACCTCGCGCGGAGCGCAATTCCAAATCGACGAAGACCTTTATGGGAATTCGATAAAACCCAAGCGGGTCACCGTCGAGGGGCACACCTACCTCCAGATGCCGATGTTTCACTCCGCAACATCGGACCTTTCGGCGCCGATCGCCGCTTCGCAGCGATTCTCGTCGCTCCGTCCGGTGGTTTATGCCGTGGTAAACCGCGCTACCGGGTGCATCCTGCTTATGGGTATCCACGAATGAACGTGCGTGGAGGGGTTGCGCCTGTTCTGATTATCGCCCTTGCAACCTTTGCCCCGTCGTACGCCCGCGCAAGTTGCCCTCTGACGGAAGGCCACGGCGTCGCTAGCGATAAGGTGCGCGCGCTCGCCGACGAGATCAACGCGGCTGGCCTCGATTCCTTTGCAAAGAATAAAAAGACCAGGGACAGCGGCCTAAGCCCGCTCGTGTCGTGGTACCTGAATCGGTTCATAGGGTTTAATGCGGCGGAAATTCCCCTCGCTGAAGCATCTCTTTGGGCGCAGCTAACAAGTGGAGGGACGCCAATTGCCTTCTCGTCAGGCGTTTGGGCTGATCGCATCGGATCAAAATACGACACGGAAACGGCATCGTGGGTAGGAAAATATCTGTGTGCCCCAACGACATGGCGTACCTGGAATCCGACTCCCACGAGCATTGCGCCGCTCAAGCCTCTCATGACCGCCTGGCTTCACGGACACTCGATTAACGGGGCGTTGTCGACAGATTACGGCTTTTGGAACGACTACGTGTTCAATGCACTTGCGGTCCTC
Coding sequences within:
- a CDS encoding FkbM family methyltransferase, encoding MSVRGLAGELVDRLQRIAAKSPLAVRFAVALRNQCRCVIKYHLADSPDALESGERWLVLRVATFGERFVDVGANVGDWLGMAREARAGRPFAAIAFEPSRSAFAELQRRFGDDPQIALHDVALGAAPESRPFFEEEKAGKGSSLVADFVRTAGSRRTITISTLDAALRDAGWDRVDLVKIDAEGYDLHVMRGAHEAIAARTIAVLQFEYNRAWQLAGDTLRGAYYVLEDAGYRIFVLKREGLYTLDYLRYEEYFEYTNFVAIAPGRMAMFEDCLRGVI